TCATTATTTTATATGAATGACTCTAGCTTAAGTAACACTGCCATAGATTTTGATACCCTCGATCCTTTAGATTTGATTGAGGAAAACGAACCTGAAAAACCAGATCCCGATGTGATGCTAGGTTTGCTTTCTAGTGACGATTTGCAAGAACAAATCGAGGGGGTCAGGGCTTTTTGTGAAATTTCCGATTCTAGGGCTGTTCCTCTCCTAATTGAACGTTTGAGTCATAATTGTCCTTTGATACGGGTTAGTGCGGCGTATGCCTTGGGTAGAAACACTGATCCTGTGGCGGTACAACCCTTAATTTTTGCTTTACAAAATGATTGGAATGGTTATGTGCGTAAGGGGGTTGTGTGGGCTTTGGGAAATAGTGGCGATCGCGCGGCTTTCCAACCCCTACTCCATGCCCTAAAACATGATATAGCAGCGGTGCGTCTTTGGTCTGCTAGTAGT
The sequence above is a segment of the Cyanobacterium stanieri PCC 7202 genome. Coding sequences within it:
- a CDS encoding HEAT domain containing protein (PFAM: PBS lyase HEAT-like repeat~COGs: COG1413 FOG: HEAT repeat~InterPro IPR004155:IPR000357~KEGG: syn:slr1098 hypothetical protein~PFAM: HEAT domain containing protein; PBS lyase HEAT domain protein repeat-containing protein~SPTR: Slr1098 protein) produces the protein MNDSSLSNTAIDFDTLDPLDLIEENEPEKPDPDVMLGLLSSDDLQEQIEGVRAFCEISDSRAVPLLIERLSHNCPLIRVSAAYALGRNTDPVAVQPLIFALQNDWNGYVRKGVVWALGNSGDRAAFQPLLHALKHDIAAVRLWSASSIANVAKLDYEDNITAIPSLITTLRQDAIAAVRSNCAWAVGQLCRELPCNVVYNTAIDALIEALVEDEDLGVKEDAKTALLKLGDPRGLQMIEELEFEGVI